A window of Bradyrhizobium sp. AZCC 1610 contains these coding sequences:
- a CDS encoding class I SAM-dependent methyltransferase — protein MAQHNSDQVADWNAQSAERWLAHQARLDARLAIFGQAAIEAAAPGTGERVLDIGCGAGASSLALAACVGAGGQVLGVDISEPLIDRARALAPQDTPVLFRVADASSAELPEGAFDLLFSRFGVMFFDDPTGAFAHMRRALKPGGRVAFVCWRGVAENDWMRLPMGAIMGIVPPTAPPDPEAPGPFSFGDRGRVARILTAAGFIDIAIAPFDASLPFGEGATRDAAIDDAVKMTVEVGPLSRVLADQPDDIRARASAAVRAAFAGRPGERSVMLDSATWIVTARKPAS, from the coding sequence ATGGCACAGCACAATTCGGATCAGGTCGCCGACTGGAATGCCCAAAGCGCGGAGCGCTGGCTAGCCCACCAGGCCCGGCTCGACGCCAGGCTGGCGATATTCGGCCAGGCCGCGATCGAAGCCGCCGCGCCCGGGACGGGCGAGCGCGTGCTGGACATCGGCTGCGGCGCGGGCGCGTCGAGTCTGGCTCTGGCCGCCTGCGTCGGCGCGGGGGGCCAAGTGCTGGGCGTGGACATATCCGAACCGCTGATCGACCGAGCGCGCGCGCTTGCGCCACAGGATACGCCGGTCCTGTTCCGGGTGGCCGACGCCAGCAGCGCCGAGCTGCCCGAGGGGGCGTTCGACCTCCTGTTCTCGCGTTTCGGGGTGATGTTCTTCGACGATCCGACAGGGGCGTTCGCCCATATGCGCCGCGCGCTCAAGCCGGGCGGGCGAGTCGCTTTCGTCTGCTGGCGCGGCGTGGCCGAGAACGATTGGATGCGCCTGCCGATGGGCGCGATCATGGGCATCGTCCCGCCGACGGCGCCGCCCGATCCCGAAGCGCCCGGTCCATTCTCGTTCGGCGACCGGGGGCGGGTGGCTCGCATCCTGACGGCGGCCGGCTTCATTGATATCGCTATCGCGCCCTTCGATGCTTCCCTCCCGTTTGGCGAGGGCGCGACGCGGGACGCGGCGATCGACGACGCGGTGAAGATGACGGTCGAGGTCGGCCCGCTGTCGCGCGTGCTCGCTGATCAGCCCGACGACATCCGCGCCCGCGCCTCGGCCGCGGTTCGTGCCGCCTTCGCGGGCCGCCCCGGCGAGCGGTCGGTGATGCTCGACAGCGCGACGTGGATCGTCACGGCGCGCAAACCGGCAAGCTGA
- a CDS encoding acyl-CoA thioesterase domain-containing protein: protein MTKNQPFFTHNRDSDTFMPTPVANGPWDPNSLHGRVVVGLLAHVIEQRHGSEDFVPARLTVDMFRLPNTTTPIEVTTKLVRDGMRIKVVEAEFFSGGTSMARASCQLLRKTENAPGNVWSPPNWGVPKPSDIPRPTDPRLGMNGKWTTRPIMGHMGSLGPRRLWMSEVRELVEGVPMSPFVHVATGADFASPFANAGDQGLGYINSDVTLYLHRLPVTPWVGFEVVNHHATDGIAIGECWLYDEQGPIGTSTVAALAQRKSMTNVPPP, encoded by the coding sequence ATGACAAAAAATCAGCCTTTCTTCACGCATAATCGCGACAGCGACACCTTCATGCCCACGCCGGTTGCGAACGGCCCGTGGGACCCCAATTCCCTGCACGGCCGCGTCGTTGTCGGTCTGCTCGCCCATGTGATCGAGCAGCGCCACGGCTCCGAGGATTTCGTGCCGGCGCGGCTCACCGTCGACATGTTCCGCCTGCCGAACACCACGACGCCGATCGAGGTCACGACCAAACTCGTGCGCGACGGCATGCGGATCAAGGTGGTGGAAGCCGAGTTCTTCAGTGGCGGCACCAGCATGGCGCGCGCGTCCTGCCAGTTATTGCGCAAGACGGAAAACGCGCCGGGTAATGTCTGGTCACCGCCGAACTGGGGCGTGCCGAAGCCGTCGGACATTCCAAGGCCCACCGATCCCAGGCTCGGCATGAACGGCAAATGGACCACGCGGCCGATCATGGGCCACATGGGTTCGCTCGGGCCGCGACGGTTGTGGATGAGCGAGGTGCGCGAACTGGTCGAGGGCGTGCCGATGTCGCCCTTCGTCCACGTCGCTACAGGAGCGGATTTTGCCAGCCCCTTCGCCAACGCCGGCGACCAGGGGCTCGGCTACATCAACAGCGACGTCACGCTGTATCTGCACCGGCTTCCGGTCACGCCATGGGTTGGCTTCGAGGTGGTCAACCACCACGCCACCGATGGCATCGCGATCGGCGAATGCTGGCTCTATGACGAGCAGGGACCGATCGGGACGTCCACGGTGGCAGCGCTCGCGCAGCGCAAATCGATGACCAACGTGCCGCCGCCGTAG
- a CDS encoding nuclear transport factor 2 family protein — translation MVYSLIVKKEIRRSFDHVNNQRWDDAAQGLTPNAYHWVAGDHALGGERHGKQSVKQWFERMGRVFPKLQIDIEQVEVTGWPWNTTVFVKWRANASLLDGQSSYVNRGVHVFKLRWGKVYSIEEYFDSQAAERSLAIQARAGLDEAAAGPIVS, via the coding sequence ATGGTCTACAGTCTAATTGTCAAAAAAGAGATCCGCAGGAGCTTCGATCATGTCAACAACCAGCGTTGGGATGATGCTGCGCAGGGCCTAACACCAAACGCGTATCACTGGGTTGCCGGAGATCATGCGTTGGGGGGTGAGCGACATGGAAAGCAATCGGTGAAGCAGTGGTTCGAGCGCATGGGCCGTGTTTTCCCGAAGCTTCAGATTGATATTGAGCAGGTCGAGGTGACGGGTTGGCCATGGAATACCACAGTGTTCGTCAAGTGGCGGGCCAACGCGAGCCTACTTGACGGCCAAAGCTCGTATGTGAACAGGGGCGTCCACGTCTTCAAGTTGCGATGGGGCAAGGTTTATTCGATTGAGGAATACTTCGACTCGCAGGCTGCAGAACGAAGCCTCGCTATCCAAGCTCGTGCCGGTTTGGATGAAGCTGCGGCTGGACCAATCGTGAGCTAA
- a CDS encoding nuclear transport factor 2 family protein, with protein sequence MNPSTMLRAFCDAVEQRNGKAFAELFTEDGVYHDVFYGTFTGRAKIAELIDDWFYRTATDFRWDMHAPVTDGHTLYARYTFSYRSTLPEAEGARAMFEGVAIMQLRDGKIAEYHEVANTAPAFVDLKFASERIAKIVAKQGAALKARPEMKRHLA encoded by the coding sequence ATGAACCCATCCACCATGCTCCGCGCGTTCTGCGACGCCGTCGAGCAGCGCAACGGTAAGGCTTTCGCGGAACTGTTCACGGAAGACGGCGTCTATCACGACGTGTTCTACGGCACCTTCACAGGCCGCGCCAAAATCGCCGAATTGATCGACGACTGGTTCTACCGCACGGCCACCGATTTCCGCTGGGACATGCACGCGCCCGTAACCGACGGCCACACGCTCTATGCGCGCTATACTTTCAGCTATCGATCGACGCTGCCGGAGGCCGAGGGCGCGCGGGCGATGTTCGAGGGCGTCGCGATCATGCAGCTGCGCGACGGCAAGATCGCGGAGTACCACGAGGTCGCCAATACCGCGCCGGCTTTCGTCGATCTCAAATTTGCGTCGGAACGCATCGCCAAGATTGTTGCGAAACAGGGCGCGGCGCTCAAGGCGCGGCCGGAGATGAAGCGGCATCTGGCCTAA
- a CDS encoding glutathione S-transferase family protein, which produces MYTLYHHPFCPHSRFIRLVLGEHGLDLRLVEERAWERREGFLVLNPAAATPVLMADGFPPIPGAGVIAEYLDETHGLEAGDRRLLPASMAERVEVRRLMAWFNEKFFEEASNPLVTERIYKRFMSEENGGGAPAADVIRAAKVNVRYHLAYIGWLAQTRNFLAGDRLTYADLAAAAHLSAIDYLGDVPWSEDDAAKAWYARVKSRPSFRPLLSEWLAGVPASRTYVDLDF; this is translated from the coding sequence ATGTACACGCTCTACCATCACCCGTTCTGTCCGCATTCGCGCTTCATACGCCTGGTGCTGGGCGAACACGGCCTCGACCTGCGCCTGGTGGAAGAGCGGGCCTGGGAGCGGCGCGAAGGGTTTCTCGTGCTCAATCCCGCGGCCGCCACGCCGGTATTGATGGCTGACGGCTTTCCGCCGATTCCCGGCGCAGGCGTCATTGCCGAATATCTCGACGAGACGCACGGCCTGGAGGCGGGCGATCGGCGGCTGTTGCCGGCCTCGATGGCCGAGCGTGTCGAGGTGCGCCGGCTGATGGCGTGGTTCAACGAAAAATTCTTCGAGGAGGCCTCGAACCCGCTGGTGACCGAGCGTATCTACAAGCGCTTCATGAGCGAGGAGAATGGCGGCGGGGCGCCGGCGGCCGACGTGATCCGCGCGGCAAAGGTCAATGTGCGCTATCATCTGGCCTATATCGGCTGGCTGGCGCAGACGCGGAATTTCCTCGCCGGCGACCGGCTGACCTACGCGGATCTCGCCGCCGCGGCCCATCTTTCGGCGATCGACTATCTGGGCGACGTGCCATGGAGCGAGGACGACGCAGCAAAGGCGTGGTACGCGCGGGTAAAATCCCGCCCGTCGTTCCGCCCGCTGCTGAGCGAATGGCTGGCGGGCGTACCGGCGTCGCGCACCTACGTGGACCTCGACTTCTGA
- a CDS encoding efflux RND transporter permease subunit has product MKRFNLSAWAVSHPTLVLFLMLMLGVAGFFSYEKLGRAEDPFFTVKVVNVSVLWPGATAQEMQAQVADPIEKKIQELPYFEKVQTYSKPGFAALQVTFRDDTPPKEVPHLFYLLRKKVIDVQGQLPPGILGPVVNDEFSDVDSILYMMTGDGADYAQLKKVSEGFRQRLLKVQGVTKVDVYGNQDERIFVEFSHAKLATLGITPQALFDSLAKQNNVTPAGTVETSSQRVPLRVTGALDGANAVAETPVESNGRVFRLGDIATITHGYVDPPSFVVRQEGKAAIGIGVVTAKGANILELGKEVEKATAEFMKAVPQGIDVKLIADQPKVVEHAVGEFVHSFMEALVIVLFVSFLALGWRTGIVVAMSVPLVLGIVFIVMNVMSLDLHRITLGALIIALGLLVDDAIIAVEMMVVKMEQGWDRMKAASFAWESTAFPMLTGTLVTAAGFLPIGFANSAVGEYAGGIFWIVAIALVASWFVAVIFTPYIGVKLLPDIKVHHNHDPHAVYETRMYRGLRAIVQWCVDHRITVVAVTVGVFIASVVGFGHVQQQFFPLSERPELFLQLRLPEGTAFNVTEKAVKQAETLLRDDKDIETYTAYVGQGSPRFWLGLNPQLPNEAFAEIVIVTKGVEARERVKAKIENAVADGMLTEARVRVDRFNFGPPVGFPVQFRVIGPDANKVREIAYQVRDVMRENKNVKDVQLDWNEQSPYLKLVVDQDRARAMGLTPQDVSQALSMLISGAQVTTVRDGIEKVGVVARAIPSERLDLGGVGDLTITSRNGVAVPLQQVARIEYSHEDPIMWRRNRDMAITVRSDVADGVQAPDVTSQITPKLKPIIDHLEPAYRIEPGGAFEESAKGNASIFILFPLMVMVMLMLLMIQLQSFSRLILVFLTAPLGIVGASFGLNVANAPFGFVALLGLIALAGMIMRNTIILVDQIETDVSHGLTRREAIVEATVRRARPVVLTALAAILAMIPLSRSAFWGPMAITIMGGLFVATFLTLLYLPGLYALWFRKSLDEAGTPEQPAAPQHGSNDPRAEAAE; this is encoded by the coding sequence ATGAAGCGCTTCAACCTTTCGGCCTGGGCCGTCAGCCATCCGACGCTGGTCCTGTTCCTGATGCTGATGCTCGGCGTCGCCGGCTTCTTCTCCTATGAGAAGCTCGGCCGGGCCGAGGATCCATTCTTCACGGTGAAGGTGGTCAACGTCTCCGTGCTGTGGCCGGGCGCGACCGCGCAGGAGATGCAGGCCCAGGTCGCGGATCCCATCGAGAAGAAGATCCAGGAGCTGCCCTATTTCGAGAAGGTGCAGACCTATTCCAAGCCCGGCTTCGCCGCGCTCCAGGTGACCTTCCGCGACGATACGCCGCCGAAGGAGGTGCCCCATCTCTTCTATCTGCTGCGCAAGAAGGTGATTGACGTACAGGGCCAGTTGCCCCCGGGGATTCTGGGACCGGTCGTCAACGACGAGTTCTCCGACGTCGATTCCATCCTCTACATGATGACCGGCGACGGCGCCGATTATGCCCAGCTCAAGAAGGTCTCGGAGGGCTTTCGCCAGCGCCTGCTGAAGGTGCAGGGGGTGACCAAGGTCGACGTTTACGGCAATCAGGACGAGCGCATCTTCGTCGAATTCAGCCACGCCAAGCTCGCCACCCTCGGCATCACGCCGCAGGCGCTGTTCGATTCGCTCGCCAAGCAGAACAACGTGACGCCGGCCGGCACGGTCGAGACCTCGTCGCAGCGCGTGCCGCTGCGCGTCACGGGCGCGCTCGACGGCGCCAACGCCGTCGCCGAGACCCCGGTCGAGAGCAACGGTCGCGTGTTCCGCCTCGGCGATATCGCCACCATCACCCACGGCTATGTCGATCCTCCGAGCTTCGTCGTCCGCCAGGAAGGCAAGGCCGCGATCGGCATCGGTGTCGTCACCGCCAAGGGCGCCAACATCCTCGAGCTCGGCAAGGAGGTCGAGAAGGCCACCGCCGAGTTCATGAAGGCGGTGCCGCAGGGCATCGATGTCAAGCTGATCGCCGACCAGCCCAAGGTGGTCGAGCACGCCGTCGGCGAATTCGTGCATTCCTTCATGGAAGCGCTCGTCATCGTGCTGTTCGTGTCGTTCCTGGCGCTCGGCTGGCGCACCGGAATCGTGGTCGCCATGTCGGTCCCGCTCGTGCTCGGCATCGTCTTCATCGTCATGAACGTGATGTCGCTCGACCTGCACCGCATCACGCTCGGCGCGCTGATCATCGCGCTCGGCCTGCTGGTGGATGATGCCATCATCGCGGTCGAGATGATGGTGGTGAAAATGGAACAGGGCTGGGACCGCATGAAGGCGGCGTCCTTTGCCTGGGAATCAACTGCGTTTCCGATGCTCACGGGTACGTTGGTCACGGCCGCTGGCTTCCTCCCCATCGGCTTTGCCAATTCGGCGGTCGGCGAATATGCCGGCGGCATCTTCTGGATCGTGGCGATCGCGCTGGTCGCCTCCTGGTTTGTGGCGGTGATCTTCACGCCCTATATTGGTGTCAAGCTGCTGCCCGACATAAAGGTGCACCACAATCACGATCCGCATGCGGTCTATGAGACCCGGATGTACCGCGGGCTGCGCGCCATCGTGCAATGGTGCGTCGATCACCGCATCACCGTGGTGGCCGTGACCGTCGGCGTCTTCATCGCCTCGGTCGTCGGCTTCGGCCATGTCCAGCAGCAGTTCTTTCCGCTGTCGGAGCGGCCCGAGCTGTTCCTCCAGCTGCGCCTGCCGGAGGGCACCGCTTTCAATGTTACCGAAAAGGCCGTCAAGCAGGCCGAGACGCTGCTCAGGGACGACAAGGACATCGAGACCTATACCGCCTATGTCGGCCAGGGCTCGCCGCGCTTCTGGCTCGGCCTCAACCCGCAGCTTCCGAACGAGGCCTTTGCCGAGATCGTCATCGTCACCAAGGGCGTCGAGGCGCGCGAGCGGGTCAAGGCCAAGATCGAGAACGCGGTCGCCGACGGCATGCTGACCGAGGCGCGCGTCCGTGTCGACCGTTTCAATTTCGGTCCCCCCGTCGGCTTCCCCGTCCAGTTCCGCGTAATCGGTCCCGACGCGAACAAGGTGCGTGAGATCGCCTATCAGGTCCGCGACGTCATGCGCGAGAACAAGAACGTCAAGGACGTCCAGCTCGACTGGAACGAGCAGTCGCCGTACCTGAAGCTGGTCGTCGACCAGGATCGCGCCCGTGCCATGGGCCTGACCCCGCAGGACGTCTCGCAAGCGCTGTCCATGCTGATCTCCGGCGCGCAGGTCACGACCGTGCGCGACGGCATCGAGAAGGTCGGCGTGGTTGCCCGTGCGATCCCGTCCGAGCGTCTCGACCTCGGGGGAGTCGGCGATCTCACCATCACCTCGCGTAACGGCGTGGCCGTGCCGCTGCAGCAGGTCGCCAGGATCGAGTACTCCCACGAGGACCCGATTATGTGGCGACGCAACCGCGACATGGCCATCACCGTGCGCTCGGACGTCGCCGACGGCGTGCAGGCGCCCGATGTCACTAGCCAGATCACGCCGAAGCTCAAGCCGATCATTGACCACCTCGAGCCGGCCTACCGCATCGAGCCGGGCGGCGCGTTCGAGGAATCCGCCAAGGGCAACGCCTCGATCTTCATCCTCTTCCCGCTGATGGTCATGGTGATGCTGATGCTGCTGATGATCCAGCTTCAGAGCTTCTCGCGCCTGATCCTGGTGTTCCTGACCGCACCGCTCGGCATCGTCGGCGCTTCCTTCGGCCTCAACGTCGCCAACGCCCCGTTCGGCTTCGTGGCGCTGCTCGGCCTGATCGCGCTCGCCGGCATGATCATGCGCAACACAATCATCCTGGTCGATCAGATCGAGACCGACGTCAGCCATGGCCTGACCCGCCGCGAGGCGATCGTGGAGGCCACCGTCCGCCGCGCCCGTCCGGTGGTGCTGACTGCGCTCGCCGCCATCCTCGCCATGATCCCGCTGTCGCGCTCCGCGTTCTGGGGCCCGATGGCGATCACCATCATGGGCGGCCTGTTCGTCGCGACCTTCCTGACGCTCTTGTACCTGCCCGGCCTCTACGCCCTGTGGTTCCGGAAGAGCCTGGACGAGGCGGGCACCCCCGAGCAGCCTGCCGCGCCGCAGCATGGGAGCAATGACCCGCGTGCTGAAGCGGCTGAATAA
- a CDS encoding complex I NDUFA9 subunit family protein has product MTSNPASNLDTLVTIFGGSGFLGRNVVRTLCKRDYRIRVAVRRPELAVHLQPAGKVGQIHAVQANVRHPASVEAAMRGSHIVINLVGILAEGGAQTFDAVQTRGAETIAKAASAIGARMVHVSAIGADENSASHYSRAKAAGEQAVLTAAPSATILRPSLMFGPEDQFTNRFAALARISPFLPLIGGGVTRVQPAYVGDVATAVADAVDGKTKPGAAYELGGPEVLTMREIMEIILSITERKRMLVSLPFGLARLQAMFLQFAPGPLKLTPDQVAMLQSDNVVSDAAKAAGLTLEGLGITPGSMQAIAPQYLWRFRAAGQFQRKSA; this is encoded by the coding sequence ATGACATCGAACCCGGCATCGAACCTGGATACCCTCGTCACGATTTTCGGCGGATCGGGCTTTCTGGGACGAAACGTGGTTCGGACGCTTTGCAAGCGCGATTACCGTATCCGCGTGGCGGTACGGCGGCCCGAACTGGCCGTCCATTTGCAGCCGGCCGGCAAGGTCGGCCAGATCCACGCCGTGCAGGCCAATGTTCGCCATCCGGCCTCGGTCGAGGCCGCGATGCGCGGTTCGCACATCGTCATCAATCTGGTCGGAATCCTGGCCGAGGGCGGCGCGCAGACCTTCGACGCCGTGCAGACCAGGGGCGCCGAAACCATCGCCAAGGCCGCCAGCGCCATCGGCGCGCGGATGGTGCATGTCTCGGCGATCGGCGCCGACGAGAATTCCGCATCGCACTATTCCCGCGCCAAGGCCGCCGGCGAGCAGGCGGTGCTGACCGCGGCCCCCTCGGCCACGATCCTGCGGCCCTCTTTGATGTTCGGCCCCGAGGATCAATTCACCAACCGTTTTGCCGCGCTGGCGCGGATATCGCCCTTCCTGCCGCTGATCGGCGGCGGCGTGACGCGGGTGCAGCCGGCCTATGTCGGTGACGTCGCCACCGCGGTCGCCGACGCCGTCGACGGCAAAACGAAGCCCGGCGCAGCTTACGAGCTTGGCGGACCCGAGGTGCTGACCATGCGTGAGATCATGGAGATCATTCTTTCGATCACCGAGCGCAAGCGCATGCTGGTTTCGCTGCCGTTCGGGCTGGCACGGCTGCAGGCGATGTTCCTGCAATTTGCGCCGGGACCGTTGAAGCTGACGCCGGACCAGGTGGCGATGCTGCAATCGGACAATGTGGTGTCGGACGCCGCCAAAGCCGCGGGGCTGACCCTGGAAGGGCTCGGCATCACGCCCGGCTCGATGCAGGCGATCGCCCCGCAATATCTCTGGCGCTTCCGCGCCGCCGGGCAGTTTCAGCGCAAGAGCGCGTAA
- a CDS encoding undecaprenyl-diphosphate phosphatase codes for MMSEAVKAVILGIIEGITEFLPVSSTGHMLLAQRYFGLGEGAFWQSFVILIQLGAILAIVMLYFVKLSRVALGMFTNPDDRRFVIGVLLAFLPAVIIGLIAGKYIKELLFNPWVVCFTLIAGGAILLWVDQLDLKPTEDDATRYPLMMYLWIGIAQCVAMIPGVSRSGASIVAAMLLGGDKRSAAEFSFFLAIPTMIGAFAYDFYKNRGEMTIDHIGVIAIGFVVSFITAAIVVKTFLTYVTRHGFTFFAWWRVAAGTLGLIALALGK; via the coding sequence ATGATGTCGGAAGCAGTGAAGGCGGTAATTCTCGGCATCATCGAGGGTATCACGGAATTTCTGCCCGTTTCCTCCACCGGCCATATGCTGCTGGCGCAACGCTATTTCGGCCTTGGCGAGGGTGCCTTCTGGCAGAGCTTTGTGATCCTGATTCAGCTCGGCGCGATCCTCGCCATCGTCATGCTGTATTTCGTCAAGCTGTCGCGCGTCGCGCTCGGCATGTTCACAAATCCCGACGACCGTCGATTTGTGATCGGCGTGCTGTTGGCATTCCTGCCTGCGGTGATCATCGGCCTGATTGCCGGCAAATACATCAAGGAGCTGCTGTTCAATCCGTGGGTGGTGTGTTTCACGCTGATCGCTGGCGGCGCGATCCTTTTGTGGGTCGATCAGCTCGATCTCAAGCCAACCGAGGACGACGCCACGCGCTATCCGCTTATGATGTATCTGTGGATCGGCATTGCGCAATGCGTGGCGATGATTCCGGGCGTATCGCGTTCCGGCGCCAGCATCGTGGCGGCGATGCTGCTCGGCGGCGACAAGCGTTCGGCGGCGGAGTTCTCGTTCTTTCTCGCGATCCCGACCATGATCGGCGCGTTCGCCTATGATTTCTACAAGAACCGCGGCGAGATGACGATCGATCACATCGGCGTCATCGCGATCGGATTCGTGGTGTCGTTCATCACCGCGGCGATCGTGGTGAAGACGTTCCTCACCTATGTCACCCGCCATGGCTTCACGTTCTTCGCGTGGTGGCGCGTCGCCGCCGGAACGCTCGGCCTGATCGCGCTGGCGCTGGGGAAGTAG
- a CDS encoding multidrug effflux MFS transporter, producing the protein MADLINTAPRDIPTSSALPIAVLSVLTALGTLATNILLPSLPHIAISLNVTSAAVTSAITVFLAVFGLGQLLVGPLSDRYGRRWPVLIGFAVFFAGSVWCGLATDLPSLLVGRVVQATGACATAVLARAIARDMFSGAALARAMALIMIVMSAAAGFSPLLGGAVDHSLGWRAEFALVAAFAAVSAVAYGIVLGETHNSIRTPLNPVAIGRTYAGLIGDRRFAIPATTSSLIIGCMFSMFSAAPRLFIEALHFTPIQLGLFFVGTVFIVSAGGMLATRLTARYGLDGPIRAGLCATAASNLAILLISMISPTFLPFLGAMCVFLLGVGVVIPLATARALSPFGEKAGAASALLGFLQMMIAAIGVWLAATVSHEAMLALGVVMSAFSLLALGLYARGPGS; encoded by the coding sequence ATGGCTGACCTGATCAACACCGCGCCGCGGGACATTCCCACCTCCAGCGCCCTGCCCATCGCCGTCCTTTCCGTCCTAACCGCGTTGGGAACGCTGGCGACCAACATCTTGTTGCCGTCTCTGCCGCACATTGCGATCTCATTGAATGTCACGAGTGCGGCGGTCACGTCCGCCATCACCGTCTTTCTTGCGGTGTTCGGATTGGGCCAGCTCCTGGTCGGACCGCTTTCGGATCGCTACGGAAGACGTTGGCCGGTCCTGATCGGATTTGCCGTGTTCTTCGCGGGCAGCGTCTGGTGCGGTCTGGCAACCGACCTGCCTAGTCTCCTTGTCGGCCGCGTCGTGCAGGCAACTGGCGCTTGCGCGACGGCAGTGCTGGCTCGCGCCATCGCCCGCGACATGTTTAGCGGCGCAGCGCTGGCCCGCGCGATGGCGCTCATCATGATCGTGATGTCCGCTGCTGCCGGGTTCTCGCCACTGCTTGGCGGCGCAGTCGACCACAGTCTGGGCTGGCGCGCCGAATTCGCGCTGGTCGCGGCCTTTGCTGCCGTCAGCGCCGTTGCCTACGGCATCGTTCTCGGAGAAACCCACAATTCGATCCGCACGCCGCTCAACCCAGTTGCCATCGGCAGGACCTATGCCGGCTTGATTGGCGACCGTCGCTTCGCTATCCCCGCGACCACCTCGAGCCTCATCATAGGTTGCATGTTCTCAATGTTTTCCGCTGCACCGCGCCTATTCATCGAAGCGCTGCACTTCACGCCGATCCAGCTAGGCCTCTTTTTCGTCGGCACCGTCTTCATCGTATCCGCCGGGGGTATGCTTGCAACAAGATTGACAGCACGCTACGGGCTCGATGGCCCGATCCGGGCCGGCTTGTGCGCGACGGCCGCCAGCAACCTTGCGATCCTGCTCATCTCGATGATCAGCCCGACTTTCCTGCCTTTTCTGGGCGCGATGTGCGTTTTTCTTCTCGGCGTGGGTGTTGTCATTCCACTGGCCACTGCGCGGGCGCTTTCTCCATTCGGAGAGAAGGCCGGCGCCGCCTCGGCGCTGCTGGGTTTCTTGCAGATGATGATCGCCGCGATCGGCGTATGGCTTGCTGCCACAGTGTCACATGAAGCAATGTTGGCGCTGGGCGTCGTGATGAGCGCGTTTTCCCTGCTCGCTCTTGGCCTGTACGCGCGGGGCCCAGGATCTTGA
- the queG gene encoding tRNA epoxyqueuosine(34) reductase QueG produces MAGGRTGVAHLRGPRLLNKGAKLSAADLKAALVREAETLGFDCIGVTDPDAIGSAGEYFREFLDAGAHGDMDWLATHPERRMDPRVLWRGVRSIIMLGVNYGPDQNPLALLAKRTRGAISAYAQGDDYHDVIKKRLKMLARWLVAASGEEVKVFIDTAAVMEKPLAQAAGLGWQGKHTNLVSREFGSWLFLGAIFSASDLPRDDADSDHCGSCNACQEICPTAAFPAPYKLDARRCISYLTIENKGPIPHEFRKSIGNRIYGCDDCLAVCPWNKFAQEGREAKLAARAELRAPSLSELARLDDAAFRTLFTKSPVKRIGRDRFIRNVLIAIGNTGDASLAPEAERLLDDASPLVRGAAVWALSQLVERERFEALAAKASKSEADESVQQEWLRAS; encoded by the coding sequence ATGGCTGGCGGGCGTACCGGCGTCGCGCACCTACGTGGACCTCGACTTCTGAACAAGGGCGCTAAACTCTCCGCCGCCGATCTGAAGGCCGCGCTTGTGCGCGAAGCGGAGACGCTCGGCTTCGATTGCATCGGCGTGACCGATCCCGATGCGATCGGCAGCGCCGGAGAATATTTTCGCGAATTTCTCGATGCCGGCGCGCATGGCGACATGGACTGGCTCGCGACCCATCCCGAGCGGCGGATGGACCCGCGCGTGCTGTGGCGAGGGGTGCGCTCGATCATCATGCTCGGCGTCAATTACGGCCCCGATCAGAATCCGCTCGCGCTTCTCGCCAAGCGCACGCGCGGCGCGATCTCCGCCTACGCCCAGGGCGACGACTATCACGACGTCATCAAGAAACGGCTGAAGATGCTGGCGCGGTGGCTGGTGGCGGCGTCTGGTGAAGAGGTGAAAGTTTTCATCGATACCGCAGCCGTGATGGAGAAGCCGCTGGCGCAGGCCGCTGGATTGGGCTGGCAGGGCAAGCACACCAACCTCGTCTCGCGCGAATTCGGCTCATGGCTGTTTCTCGGCGCGATCTTTTCCGCATCCGACCTGCCGCGCGACGACGCCGACAGCGATCATTGCGGCTCCTGCAACGCGTGCCAGGAGATCTGTCCGACCGCGGCGTTCCCCGCGCCCTACAAGCTCGATGCGCGGCGCTGCATTTCGTATCTCACCATCGAGAACAAGGGCCCGATCCCGCACGAATTCCGCAAGAGCATCGGCAACCGCATCTATGGCTGCGACGATTGCCTCGCGGTGTGCCCGTGGAACAAGTTTGCGCAAGAGGGCCGCGAAGCGAAACTGGCCGCGCGCGCGGAATTGCGGGCGCCTTCGCTTTCCGAGCTTGCGCGGCTGGACGACGCCGCGTTCCGCACACTGTTTACGAAATCGCCGGTCAAGCGCATCGGCCGCGACCGCTTTATCCGCAACGTGCTGATCGCGATCGGCAACACCGGTGATGCATCGCTCGCGCCCGAGGCTGAACGCTTGCTGGATGATGCAAGCCCACTGGTTCGCGGCGCCGCCGTATGGGCACTGTCGCAGTTGGTCGAGCGGGAGAGATTCGAAGCGCTGGCGGCGAAGGCATCAAAGAGCGAAGCCGACGAAAGTGTGCAGCAGGAATGGCTGCGAGCCTCGTAA